Proteins encoded within one genomic window of Fusarium musae strain F31 chromosome 4, whole genome shotgun sequence:
- a CDS encoding hypothetical protein (EggNog:ENOG41), with the protein MVTSPSDTLTAPSVESQGEGLKMASAYFELARQSLGMLDQSLLAAQCHFFAGVYHIFTLAPLRAWSQFEHAASTFYIYWKYLSREEAQPTRLARSFYWSCLKSQVELGLDLQLPQSVLKDLNDAGSELPTPPEINASHPRHAIFPPPGEALAEDLGSVQEESWYYYLTEITQKV; encoded by the coding sequence ATGGTGACTTCGCCATCAGACACATTAACCGCGCCCTCCGTCGAATCACAAGGTGAAGGCTTGAAAATGGCGAGTGCCTACTTTGAACTAGCTAGGCAAAGCCTTGGCATGTTGGATCAGAGTCTCCTAGCTGCTCAGTGCCACTTCTTCGCTGGAGTATACCACATCTTCACTCTCGCTCCTCTACGCGCCTGGTCCCAATTTGAGCATGCTGCCAGTACCTTCTATATTTACTGGAAATATCTGTCGCGTGAAGAGGCGCAGCCGACGCGACTAGCTCGAAGCTTTTACTGGAGCTGTCTCAAATCCCAAGTCGAGCTTGGTCTCGATCTGCAACTTCCTCAAAGTGTTCTGAAGGATTTAAATGATGCTGGGTCCGAGCTACCTACTCCTCCTGAGATAAACGCCAGTCATCCTCGACATGCCATATTTCCACCACCAGGGGAAGCCTTAGCCGAAGACCTTGGTAGTGTGCAGGAGGAGAGTTggtactattaccttactgaGATAACACAGAAGGTTTAA
- a CDS encoding hypothetical protein (EggNog:ENOG41) produces the protein MSGRLQGKTAIVTGGASGFGKGIATKFISEGANVIITDLNGQQGQAVAQELSCAFTQADVTNPDDWRRVLEFAIDEYKQLDIVVNNAGAAYSKKPTEDVTPKDFDLVMNVNVKSVYYSTNVLVPYFLKEGRPGCFIQVASTAGIRPRPELTWYNASKAAVINATKTMAVEYGPKQIRFNSVSPVVGSTGM, from the coding sequence atgtcaGGCCGTCTTCAAGGAAAGACCGCAATCGTCACAGGCGGCGCATCAGGCTTCGGCAAAGGCATCGCCACAAAATTCATCTCCGAAGGCGCCAACGTCATAATCACAGACCTCAACGgccaacaaggccaagccgTCGCCCAAGAACTATCCTGCGCCTTCACCCAAGCAGACGTGACCAACCCCGATGACTGGCGCCGCGTTCTCGAGTTTGCTATTGATGAGTACAAACAGCTCGACATCGTCGTCAACAATGCTGGCGCTGCTTACTCCAAGAAGCCAACTGAAGATGTCACGCCCAAGGACTTTGACCTTGTGATGAATGTCAATGTAAAGAGTGTTTATTACTCTACTAATGTGTTGGTGCCGTACTTTTTGAAGGAGGGCAGACCGGGGTGTTTTATTCAGGTTGCGAGTACGGCGGGTATTAGACCTAGGCCTGAGTTGACGTGGTATAATGCCTCGAAGGCGGCTGTTATTAATGCTACCAAGACGATGGCGGTTGAGTATGGACCCAAGCAGATTCGGTTCAACTCTGTTTCTCCTGTTGTTGGAAGCACTGGCATGTAA
- the LEU2_2 gene encoding 3-isopropylmalate dehydrogenase (EggNog:ENOG41), whose translation MSENKVFRVLILPGDHVGPEIMAEALKVLDIIEASRPDIRFERDTDIVGGCSIDKHGTPVTDAVLDKALASDAVLFGSIGGPEWAGVEPTPESGLLKLRQRLDAFANLRPCEILVPSLVSASPIKAELVAGTKFIVVRENCGGAYFGKKEENEDEASDLWIYSRPEVERLARVSAAVARILHASSEKKNDGSKPVVWSADKANVLASGRLWRRATTDIFNKELTDIDLRHQLADSLAMLMVLDPKRFNNSVIHTDNTFGDVLSDISGGITGTLGVLPSASLAGVPGEGSCKGIYEPVHGSAPDISGKNLANPVAQILSLAMMLRYSFLLEKEADAIEQSVAKVLDTKEGSGFEIRTKDLGGSAKCTEVGDAVCKVLKDLLKN comes from the coding sequence ATGTCAGAGAACAAAGTATTTCGCGTCCTCATTCTGCCCGGTGACCATGTCGGCCCTGAAATCATGGCCGAGgccctcaaagtcctcgaTATAATCGAAGCAAGTCGCCCAGATATCCGCTTCGAGCGAGACACAGACATCGTCGGCGGATGCAGTATCGACAAACATGGCACTCCCGTCACAGACGCAGTCCTCGACAAAGCTCTAGCCAGCGACGCCGTTCTCTTCGGCAGCATCGGCGGTCCAGAATGGGCAGGCGTAGAACCAACTCCAGAGTCAGGACTCTTAAAGCTGCGTCAACGTCTCGACGCTTTCGCCAACTTGCGACCCTGCGAGATTCTTGTCCCATCACTAGTTAGCGCATCGCctatcaaggctgagcttgTAGCGGGGACAAAGTTCATCGTTGTTAGAGAGAATTGCGGTGGTGCTTACTttggcaagaaggaggagaatgaagatgaagcttcTGATCTTTGGATCTATTCTCGACCTGAGGTTGAGAGATTGGCCCGTGTGAGTGCAGCTGTTGCGAGGATCTTGCATGCGAGcagtgagaagaagaatgatggaAGTAAGCCTGTTGTTTGGAGTGCAGACAAGGCCAACGTTCTTGCCAGTGGTCGTCTCTGGAGGCGTGCAACTACAGATATCTTCAACAAGGAACTCACAGACATTGATCTCCGCCATCAACTTGCCGACAGCCTCGCCATGCTAATGGTTCTTGACCCAAAGCGCTTCAACAACAGCGTCATTCACACCGACAACACATTCGGCGATGTGCTCTCCGACATCTCCGGTGGCATCACCGGCACTCTCGGTGTCCTTCCCAGCGCAAGTCTCGCTGGCGTGCCAGGCGAAGGATCCTGCAAGGGCATCTACGAACCTGTTCATGGAAGTGCGCCTGATATCTCGGGCAAGAACCTCGCCAATCCAGTGGCGCAGATCTTGAGTTTGGCTATGATGTTGCGATACTCGTTTTTGCTGGAGAAAGAGGCGGATGCTATCGAGCAGTCGGTGGCAAAGGTTCTGGATACAAAAGAGGGCAGCGGGTTCGAGATTAGGACGAAGGATCTTGGGGGTAGTGCCAAGTGTACTGAGGTTGGAGATGCCGTTTGTAAGGTCCTAAAAGATTTGTTGAAGAATTAG